One Aegilops tauschii subsp. strangulata cultivar AL8/78 chromosome 7, Aet v6.0, whole genome shotgun sequence genomic window carries:
- the LOC109736239 gene encoding probable protein phosphatase 2C 21 isoform X1: protein MCVLQCSAMGKPPTKHSSEGENNSVKYAASSMQGIAAEMEDAHTIILQENGISESFFGVYDGHGGAEVALYCSRQFHIELRYHPSYRNNLPAAMKGACSRIDAKLKQSDDWRTNAYPPGTRKLIKHLSSGVRAVKWPWKTPYLGPLQEGSTACVTVVRDNQIIVGNIGDTRCVLSMGGEGQVDEVCDITTDHKPHDEAEEKRIVLAGGKVYKDEFPNAALKDLGIYRINGKLHISRAIGYFEFKQSKTLDDSQQMVTSNLDTFVVKKNDSMEFLLTASRGIWSIMTSQEAVESVRTSLQSGKSLRVSCEELLDECMRLGSKENLTVILIQFKSDRHSGSQAEFDPDIKGGSQDEFNPEIKGGSQAEFDQEIKEEHNSGGGAYQQKTSQVDHPEDKKNKTNAGKGKHVACFGIEGKASVSDKGSKGCFNMKGLDGFKGCFQGRLNYEKGESHKGSKPPPLAESPKKSPPPSAKSLKRSVSSSSAES from the exons ATGTGTGTTCTGCAATGTAGTGCAATGGGTAAGCCACCAACTAAACATTCCAGCGAGGGCGAGAACAACTCAGTCAAGTATGCCGCTTCATCTATGCAAGGCATTGCTGCTGAAATGGAAGATGCC CACACAATCATCTTGCAAGAAAATGGAATCTCAGAGTCGTTCTTTGGTGTTTATGATGGCCATGGAG GAGCTGAAGTAGCATTGTATTGTTCGAGGCAATTTCATATTGAGCTTAGATACCATCCATCCTATCGCAACAATCTGCCTGCTGCAATGAAGGGAGCCTGTTCCAG AATTGATGCGAAGTTGAAACAATCAGATGACTGGAGGACGAACGCTTATCCTCCTGGCACTAGAAAGTTGATAAAGCATCTCAGTAGTGGTGTTCGTGCTGTTAAGTGGCCCTGGAAG ACACCTTATCTTGGCCCCCTACAGGAGGGAAGCACAGCATGCGTGACTGTTGTTAGAGACAACCAAATTATTGTTGGAAACATTGGTGATACCCGCTGTGTACTCTCAATGGGAGGTGAAGGTCAAGTTGATGAG GTATGCGACATTACCACCGACCACAAGCCACATGACGAAGCTGAAGAAAAGAGAATAGTTTTGGCAGGAGGAAAGGTATACAAGGACGAGTTCCCAAATGCAGCACTGAAGGATTTGGGAATCTATCGCATCAACGGAAAATTACACATATCTAGAGCGATTG GTTATTTTGAATTTAAGCAGAGCAAAACTTTGGATGATTCACAACAAATGGTGACATCTAATCTTGACACTTTCGTT GTGAAAAAAAATGATAGTATGGAATTTCTTCTGACAGCTAGTCGTGGTATCTG GAGTATCATGACTAGTCAGGAGGCGGTTGAATCTGTACGCACGTCCTTGCAATCT GGGAAAAGTCTGCGAGTCAGTTGTGAGGAACTTCTGGATGAATGCATGAGGCTGGGATCAAAGGAGAATTTGACGGTGATCTTGATCCAGTTCAAGTCTGACAGACATAGTGGATCTCAGGCCGAGTTTGACCCGGATATAAAAGGTGGATCTCAGGACGAGTTTAACCCGGAGATTAAAGGTGGATCTCAGGCCGAGTTTGACCAGGAGATTAAAGAAGAGCACAACAGTGGAGGTGGTGCATACCAACAGAAGACCAGCCAAGTCGACCACCCTGAAGataagaaaaataaaactaatgcAGGTAAAGGCAAGCATGTAGCATGCTTTGGGATCGAGGGCAAGGCATCCGTCTCTGATAAAGGGTCCAAAGGGTGCTTCAACATGAAGGGACTCGATGGTTTCAAAGGATGCTTCCAGGGTCGGTTGAACTATGAGAAAGGGGAAAGCCACAAGGGGAGTAAACCACCTCCATTAGCGGAAAGCCCTAAGAAGAGTCCACCTCCATCAGCAAAAAGCCTTAAGAGGAGCGTCTCATCGTCATCAGCGGAGAGCTGA
- the LOC109736239 gene encoding probable protein phosphatase 2C 21 isoform X2, producing MGKPPTKHSSEGENNSVKYAASSMQGIAAEMEDAHTIILQENGISESFFGVYDGHGGAEVALYCSRQFHIELRYHPSYRNNLPAAMKGACSRIDAKLKQSDDWRTNAYPPGTRKLIKHLSSGVRAVKWPWKTPYLGPLQEGSTACVTVVRDNQIIVGNIGDTRCVLSMGGEGQVDEVCDITTDHKPHDEAEEKRIVLAGGKVYKDEFPNAALKDLGIYRINGKLHISRAIGYFEFKQSKTLDDSQQMVTSNLDTFVVKKNDSMEFLLTASRGIWSIMTSQEAVESVRTSLQSGKSLRVSCEELLDECMRLGSKENLTVILIQFKSDRHSGSQAEFDPDIKGGSQDEFNPEIKGGSQAEFDQEIKEEHNSGGGAYQQKTSQVDHPEDKKNKTNAGKGKHVACFGIEGKASVSDKGSKGCFNMKGLDGFKGCFQGRLNYEKGESHKGSKPPPLAESPKKSPPPSAKSLKRSVSSSSAES from the exons ATGGGTAAGCCACCAACTAAACATTCCAGCGAGGGCGAGAACAACTCAGTCAAGTATGCCGCTTCATCTATGCAAGGCATTGCTGCTGAAATGGAAGATGCC CACACAATCATCTTGCAAGAAAATGGAATCTCAGAGTCGTTCTTTGGTGTTTATGATGGCCATGGAG GAGCTGAAGTAGCATTGTATTGTTCGAGGCAATTTCATATTGAGCTTAGATACCATCCATCCTATCGCAACAATCTGCCTGCTGCAATGAAGGGAGCCTGTTCCAG AATTGATGCGAAGTTGAAACAATCAGATGACTGGAGGACGAACGCTTATCCTCCTGGCACTAGAAAGTTGATAAAGCATCTCAGTAGTGGTGTTCGTGCTGTTAAGTGGCCCTGGAAG ACACCTTATCTTGGCCCCCTACAGGAGGGAAGCACAGCATGCGTGACTGTTGTTAGAGACAACCAAATTATTGTTGGAAACATTGGTGATACCCGCTGTGTACTCTCAATGGGAGGTGAAGGTCAAGTTGATGAG GTATGCGACATTACCACCGACCACAAGCCACATGACGAAGCTGAAGAAAAGAGAATAGTTTTGGCAGGAGGAAAGGTATACAAGGACGAGTTCCCAAATGCAGCACTGAAGGATTTGGGAATCTATCGCATCAACGGAAAATTACACATATCTAGAGCGATTG GTTATTTTGAATTTAAGCAGAGCAAAACTTTGGATGATTCACAACAAATGGTGACATCTAATCTTGACACTTTCGTT GTGAAAAAAAATGATAGTATGGAATTTCTTCTGACAGCTAGTCGTGGTATCTG GAGTATCATGACTAGTCAGGAGGCGGTTGAATCTGTACGCACGTCCTTGCAATCT GGGAAAAGTCTGCGAGTCAGTTGTGAGGAACTTCTGGATGAATGCATGAGGCTGGGATCAAAGGAGAATTTGACGGTGATCTTGATCCAGTTCAAGTCTGACAGACATAGTGGATCTCAGGCCGAGTTTGACCCGGATATAAAAGGTGGATCTCAGGACGAGTTTAACCCGGAGATTAAAGGTGGATCTCAGGCCGAGTTTGACCAGGAGATTAAAGAAGAGCACAACAGTGGAGGTGGTGCATACCAACAGAAGACCAGCCAAGTCGACCACCCTGAAGataagaaaaataaaactaatgcAGGTAAAGGCAAGCATGTAGCATGCTTTGGGATCGAGGGCAAGGCATCCGTCTCTGATAAAGGGTCCAAAGGGTGCTTCAACATGAAGGGACTCGATGGTTTCAAAGGATGCTTCCAGGGTCGGTTGAACTATGAGAAAGGGGAAAGCCACAAGGGGAGTAAACCACCTCCATTAGCGGAAAGCCCTAAGAAGAGTCCACCTCCATCAGCAAAAAGCCTTAAGAGGAGCGTCTCATCGTCATCAGCGGAGAGCTGA